AAGGCGTCCCGCGCCTCTTTCTCGCTGACTCCGGAAATCTCGAACAGCACGCGACCACGCTTGACGACGGCAACCCAGCCCTCGACCGCGCCCTTGCCGCTGCCCATGCGGACTTCGAGCGGCTTCTTGGTCACGGGTTTGTCCGGGAAGATGCGGATCCAGAGCTTTCCAGCGCGCTTGACGTGCCGCTGAATCGCCATGCGGCCGGCCTCGATCTGGCGGCCCGTGATCCAGGCGTTGTCCATCGACTGCAGCGCGAAATCTCCGAAGGAGACGTCGCTGCCACGCCAGGCGACGCCGCGGTTGCGGCCCTTCTGCTGTTTACGGAACTTGGTGCGTTTCGGTTGAAGTTGCATGGCCGATCACTCCGGAATGCGGCGCGCTTTGCGCTGCAGGACTTCACCCTTGAAGATCCAAACCTTGACCCCGATGATGCCGTAGGTCGTGCGCGCCTCGGCCAGGCCGAAGTCGACGTCCGCGCGCAGGGTGTGCAGCGGAACGCGCCCCTCGCGGTAGGTCTCGACACGACCCATTTCGGCGCCGCCCAGGCGACCGGCACAACGAATGCGCACGCCCTTGGCTCCGAACTTCATGGCCGTCTGCAGCGCCTTCTTCATGGCGCGGCGGAAGGCGATACGACGCTCGAGCTGAGTGGCGACGTTCTCGGCCACGAGCTGCGCGTTGGTCTCGGCCTTGCGCACCTCCTGGACGTCGATGAAGACCTCGTTCTCGGTGAACGACTGCACGCCGGGGAACTTCGTCTCACCCTTGGCAGCGGAATCCAT
This sequence is a window from Myxococcales bacterium. Protein-coding genes within it:
- the rplP gene encoding 50S ribosomal protein L16, whose amino-acid sequence is MQLQPKRTKFRKQQKGRNRGVAWRGSDVSFGDFALQSMDNAWITGRQIEAGRMAIQRHVKRAGKLWIRIFPDKPVTKKPLEVRMGSGKGAVEGWVAVVKRGRVLFEISGVSEKEARDAFALASSKLPIETRVLVRGDL
- the rpsC gene encoding 30S ribosomal protein S3 translates to MGQKTHPYGFRLGVIKTWTSKWYEDGHYQKWLHEDLRIKRAVKDYLYNANVASVEIERAANKAKVIVYTARPGMVIGKGGKGIEILKSGNMDSAAKGETKFPGVQSFTENEVFIDVQEVRKAETNAQLVAENVATQLERRIAFRRAMKKALQTAMKFGAKGVRIRCAGRLGGAEMGRVETYREGRVPLHTLRADVDFGLAEARTTYGIIGVKVWIFKGEVLQRKARRIPE